The proteins below come from a single Gossypium raimondii isolate GPD5lz chromosome 2, ASM2569854v1, whole genome shotgun sequence genomic window:
- the LOC105788269 gene encoding UDP-glycosyltransferase 88A1, producing the protein MVEAVVLYPSPPIGHLLAMVELGKLLLSHRPSLSIHILIATPPYQAESTAPYIAAVSSTIPSIVFHKLPKVTLLPSTDVAHHEFLTFEVLRLSNPNVHETLLSISKDYKVHAFIMDFFCTVAFKVAVDLSIPPYFLYTSGVATLSSFFYLPTLHNNTTKSFKELNLLLNIPGVPPVPSADMPKPVLDRNDQVYHIFINNSMYLPKSAGIIINSFESLEPRAIKAIRDGLCVPDGPTPPLYCIGPLIADVDRRSGARSNVAGEGAPDDCLMWLDKQPSKSVVFLCFGSLGLFSAQQLKEIAEGLERSEQRFLWVVRNPPSENLSVAIKEQSEPDLNTLLPMGFLERTKETGKVVKSWAPQVAVLNHDSIGGFVTHCGWNSVLESVCAGVPMVAWPLYAEQRFNRVLLVEEMKIALPMVESETGFVDSSEVEKRVRELMEWEQGKLVRERTVAMKHAAKAAMSKGGSSRLALAKLFESWKKE; encoded by the coding sequence ATGGTGGAGGCCGTAGTTCTTTACCCGTCACCACCAATTGGCCACCTGCTAGCCATGGTGGAGTTAGGCAAGCTTCTATTATCTCACCGACCTTCACTCTCTATCCACATCCTCATCGCTACACCACCTTACCAAGCTGAATCTACCGCTCCTTATATTGCCGCCGTCTCTTCCACTATTCCTTCCATTGTTTTTCACAAGCTACCCAAAGTCACCCTCCTTCCATCCACTGATGTTGCCCACCATGAGTTCCTTACTTTTGAGGTCCTCCGCCTTAGCAACCCCAATGTCCATGAAACTCTCCTTTCCATCTCCAAGGATTACAAAGTCCATGCTTTTATCATGGATTTTTTCTGTACTGTGGCTTTCAAAGTCGCCGTTGATCTTAGTATCCCTCCTTACTTCCTCTACACCTCCGGCGTTGCTACTCTTTCCTCCTTCTTTTATCTACCAACCCTTCATAATAACACCACCAAAAGCTTCAAAGAACTTAACCTTCTCCTCAACATCCCAGGTGTCCCACCGGTGCCATCTGCCGATATGCCTAAGCCAGTACTCGATCGCAACGATCAAGTCTATCACATCTTCATTAACAACTCCATGTATTTGCCCAAGTCAGCTGGGATTATAATCAACAGTTTTGAATCCCTCGAACCCAGAGCCATCAAAGCAATTCGCGATGGACTCTGTGTTCCAGATGGCCCCACACCTCCACTGTACTGCATCGGACCGTTGATTGCTGACGTTGATCGGAGAAGTGGAGCTAGATCTAATGTTGCCGGTGAAGGTGCCCCTGATGATTGCTTAATGTGGCTTGACAAGCAACCTAGTAAAAGTGTAGTGTTCCTTTGTTTTGGTAGCCTGGGACTGTTTTCAGCTCAACAGTTGAAAGAAATAGCTGAGGGGTTAGAGAGAAGTGAGCAAAGATTCTTGTGGGTGGTGAGAAACCCTCCTTCGGAGAACCTAAGTGTGGCGATAAAGGAACAATCGGAACCAGATTTGAACACTTTGTTACCTATGGGGTTCTTGGAGAGGACGAAGGAGACGGGAAAGGTGGTCAAGTCATGGGCGCCACAGGTGGCGGTGTTGAACCATGATTCCATCGGTGGGTTCGTGACACACTGTGGGTGGAATTCGGTGCTGGAATCTGTTTGTGCGGGGGTTCCGATGGTGGCATGGCCACTCTACGCAGAGCAAAGGTTCAACCGGGTGTTGCTAGTGGAGGAAATGAAGATAGCCTTGCCGATGGTGGAGTCAGAAACAGGGTTCGTAGATTCAAGTGAAGTGGAGAAGCGAGTTAGAGAATTAATGGAGTGGGAACAAGGTAAACTGGTTAGGGAGCGAACCGTAGCTATGAAACACGCCGCCAAGGCTGCTATGAGTAAGGGAGGTTCCTCTCGTCTCGCACTAGCCAAACTCTTTGAGTCGTGGAAGAAGGAATAA